Proteins encoded together in one Camelina sativa cultivar DH55 chromosome 9, Cs, whole genome shotgun sequence window:
- the LOC104713197 gene encoding probable ubiquitin-conjugating enzyme E2 16 has translation MTSSGAPSRKALSKIATNRLQKELVEWQMNPPTGFKHKVTDNLQRWIIEVIGAPGTLYANDTYQLQVDFPEHYPMESPQVIFLHPAPVHPHIYSNGHICLDILYDSWSPAMTVSSICISILSMLSSSTEKQRPTDNDRYVKNCKNGRSPKETRWWFHDDKV, from the exons ATGACTAGTTCCGGTGCTCCTTCTCGTAAg GCTCTGAGCAAGATCGCGACTAATAGGCTTCAGAAAGAGCTTGTTGAATGGCAGATGAATCCACCCACTGGCTTCAAACACAAGGTCACTGATAATCTCCAGag ATGGATAATTGAAGTTATTGGCGCTCCAGGTACTCTGTACGCCAACGATACCTATCAGCTTCAAGTTGATTTTCCTGAACATTATCCTATGGAGTCACCACAA GTGATTTTTCTTCATCCAGCTCCTGTGCATCCTCACATTTACAGCAACGGGCATATTTGTTTAG ATATTTTGTATGATTCTTGGTCTCCAGCCATGACGGTGAGTTCCATCTGCATCAGTATCCTCTCCATGCTGTCAAGCTCAACTGAAAAG caACGACCAACCGACAATGACCGCTATGTGAAGAACTGTAAGAACGGAAGATCTCCAAAGGAGACTCGATGGTGGTTCCACGACGATAAAGTATAA
- the LOC104713195 gene encoding cytokinin dehydrogenase 5, with protein sequence MTSSFLLITFAICQLIIAVGPSELLRIGAIDVDGYFSVHPTELASVSSDFGMLKSPEEPLAVLHPSSAEDVARLVRTAYGSATAFPVSARGHGHSINGQAAAGRNGVVVEMNHGVTGTPEPLVRPDELYVDVWGGELWVDVLKKTLEYGLAPKSWTDYLYLTVGGTLSNAGISGQAFHHGPQISNVLEMDVVTGKGEVMRCSEEENTKLFHGVLGGLGQLGIITRARISLEPAPQRVRWIRVLYSSFEVFTEDQEYLISMHGQLKFDYVEGFVIVDEGLVNNWRSSFFSPRNPVKISSVSSNGSVLYCLEITKNYHDSDSETVDQEVEILMKKLNFIPTSVFTTDLQYVDFLDRVHKAELKLRSKNLWEVPHPWLNLFVPKSRISDFDKGVFKGILGNKTSGPILIYPMNKDKWDERSSAVTPDEEIFYLVALLRSALTDGEETQKLEYLKDQNRRILEFCEQAKINVKQYLPHHATQEEWVAHFGDKWDRFRSLKAEFDPRHILATGQRIFQNPSLSLFPPSSPSSSAASW encoded by the exons ATGACGTCAAGCTTTCTCCTCATCACGTTCGCTATATGTCAACTGATCATAGCCGTTGGTCCGAGTGAGCTCCTCCGCATCGGAGCCATCGATGTAGACGGATATTTCAGCGTCCACCCTACCGAGTTAGCCTCTGTTTCGTCGGACTTCGGTATGTTGAAGTCGCCGGAAGAGCCATTAGCCGTGCTTCATCCATCCTCGGCCGAAGACGTGGCACGGCTCGTCAGAACAGCTTATGGTTCAGCCACCGCGTTCCCGGTCTCAGCCCGAGGCCACGGACATTCCATAAACGGACAAGCCGCAGCGGGGAGGAACGGTGTGGTGGTTGAGATGAACCACGGCGTAACCGGGACGCCGGAGCCACTCGTCCGACCGGATGAATTGTATGTGGACGTTTGGGGTGGAGAGTTATGGGTCGATGTGTTGAAGAAAACGTTGGAGTATGGGTTAGCACCAAAATCTTGGACTGATTACTTATACCTCACCGTAGGAGGTACACTCTCCAATGCAGGAATCAGTGGTCAAGCTTTTCACCATGGTCCACAGATTAGTAACGTCCTTGAGATGGACGTTGTAACTG GGAAAGGAGAGGTGATGAGATGCtcagaagaagagaacacaAAGCTATTCCATGGAGTTCTTGGTGGGTTAGGTCAACTTGGGATCATTACACGAGCACGAATCTCTCTCGAACCTGCTCCCCAAAGg GTAAGATGGATAAGGGTATTGTATTCGAGCTTTGAGGTGTTTACAGAGGACCAAGAGTACTTAATATCGATGCATGGTCAATTAAAGTTTGATTACGTGGAAGGTTTTGTGATTGTGGACGAAGGTCTCGTGAACAATTGGAGatcctccttcttctctccACGTAACCCCGTCAAGATCTCGTCCGTTAGTTCGAACGGGTCCGTTTTGTATTGCCTAGAGATCACCAAGAACTACCACGACTCCGACTCCGAAACCGTCGATCAG gAAGTAGAgattttgatgaagaaattGAATTTCATACCGACATCGGTATTTACGACAGATTTACAGTATGTGGATTTTCTGGACCGGGTACACAAGGCGGAGTTGAAGCTCCGGTCCAAGAATTTGTGGGAGGTTCCACACCCATGGCTCAACCTCTTCGTACCAAAATCAAGAATCTCTGACTTCGACAAAGGCGTTTTCAAGGGCATTTTGGGGAATAAAACAAGTGGCCCTATCCTTATCTACCCCATGAACAAAGACAA ATGGGACGAGAGGAGCTCAGCCGTGACGCCGGATGAGGAAATTTTCTATCTGGTGGCTCTATTGAGATCAGCTTTAACGGACGGTGAGGAGACGCAGAAGCTAGAGTATCTGAAAGATCAGAACCGGCGGATCTTGGAGTTCTGTGAACAAGCTAAGATCAATGTGAAGCAGTACCTTCCTCACCACGCAACACAAGAAGAGTGGGTGGCTCATTTTGGGGACAAGTGGGATCGGTTCAGAAGCCTCAAAGCTGAGTTCGATCCGCGACATATACTTGCTACTGGTCAGAGAATCTTTCAAAACCCATCTTTGTCTTTGTTTCCACCATCGTCTCCTTCTTCGTCAGCGGCTTCATGGTGA
- the LOC104713193 gene encoding 26S protease regulatory subunit S10B homolog B-like — protein MTLEDRKKRFQETEHDLKYLTTTRAERGGEIVKSLDKERFLVKGDGGGRYIVNLLGTMDQSKLVSGTRVTHQKDSLTIMRILPPMVNPLVDNMVHRDRGDVSYSDLGGLSKQIRDLRDYVELPLTNPELFQRVGVKLPKGVLLYGPPGTGKKLLARAVASNMDSTFLTVVSSALVSKYLGDSSLLVREMFRYARNHQPCIIFMDEIDAIGRRRGSREGGAKTSVLIELLSQLDGFDELDKVKVIMATNRADVLDPALLRPGRIDKKIEVPLPNGDSRMRTLMIHASAITKHGEIDYDKIVKLSEGFNGADMRNICTEAGMLALRAERDYVLPNDFIKAVTKLGEAKKLESSALTIVDFGEE, from the exons ATGACATTGGAAGATCGCAAGAAAAGGTTTCAAGAAACTGAACACGATCTCAAATACCTTACCACTACTCGTGCGGAAAGAGGTGGAGAAATTGTGAAATCTCTAGACAAAGAACGAT TTCTTGTGAAAGGAGACGGTGGAGGTCGTTACATTGTGAACTTGTTAGGTACGA TGGATCAGTCAAAGCTAGTTTCTGGAACTAGAGTTACTCATCAGAAAGATTCATTGACGATAATGAGAATTCTCCCTCCTATGGTTAATCCATTGGTTGATAATATGGTGCATCGAGACCGTGGAGATGTTAGCTACTCAGATCTTGGTGGTTTATCCAAACAAATCAGAGATCTTAGAGATTACGTTGAACTTCCTCTCACAAATCCTGAACTCTTTCAACGAGTTGGTGTAAAACTTCCCAAG GGAGTACTTCTTTATGGACCTCCTGGAACTGGAAAGAAATTGTTAGCTAGAGCCGTCGCTAGCAACATGGATTCAACTTTTCTGACG GTTGTTTCTAGCGCGCTTGTAAGTAAATATTTGGGAGATAGTTCATTGTTAGTGAGAGAGATGTTTAGATATGCTCGTAATCATCAa CCTTGTATCATCTTTATGGATGAGATTGATGCTATTGGTAGACGTCGTGGCTCCAGAGAAGGAGGAGCAAAAACTAGTGTTCTCATTGAGCTTCTTTCTCAACTTGATGGATTTGATGAACTTGATAAA GTGAAAGTTATAATGGCAACAAACAGAGCTGATGTTCTTGACCCTGCACTTCTTCGACCTGGTAGAATCGATAAGAAGATAGAGGTTCCTTTGCCTAATGGAGATTCTAGAATGAGAACACTCATGATTCATGCTTCTGCTATAACTAAACATGGAGAGATTGATTACGATAAGATCGTGAAATTATCTGAG gGATTCAATGGAGCAGATATGCGTAACATATGTACTGAAGCAGGGATGTTAGCTCTACGTGCAGAGCGTGATTACGTTCTCCCCAATGATTTCATCAAG GCTGTAACAAAACTAGGCGAAGCGAAGAAACTTGAATCCAGTGCACTTACTATTGTTGATTTTGGGGAAGAATAA
- the LOC104713194 gene encoding uncharacterized protein LOC104713194 — MSSQENQNHSGGQNVYRRFISSQGLSPPIPSRRLPSSTSAPRVASPASSQGTSPVIQDNRQGTSPVVEDHLPPQHSTSRVNDVSPQTSSFTLEELLASPGRASLQKLDPKRPPGTLWFAQDPQVAATVRAIFERDFKEVHANWTQTPGAVVNRWFETFAQTYNWDHSINGRVRAEFESKLKTRMTDQVSRWKSKWRVKGDDAMPRWLDPKVWEGLVKFWSEPKSEEKSINSRNARYSDPDGNGMHKHRSGQTSFKARARKHSEMTGEALPDFLKVLEDTHRKPDGSFVDGLSEKVYNEVSSRITEAETGLCSGDNIESSASGGLSVSMKNQIFAEVAPKKKNRIYGVGNMQTEASSAHVVLTPTPTEDPVILAEKLSQAEAVLASQSTQLEDYALKLQQNTQKMHCYDAYFDYLSEKDPEFAARFPRPETDATIDTGAGDTTRPS; from the exons ATGTCTTCTCAAGAGAACCAAAATCATTCTGGTGGCCAAAACGTTTACAGAAGATTTATATCTTCTCAAGGGCTATCTCCTCCCATCCCTTCTCGAAGGTTACCTTCTTCTACCTCTGCTCCAAGGGTAGCTTCTCCCGCCTCCTCGCAAGGTACCTCACCGGTGATCCAAGATAATCGTCAAGGAACCTCACCGGTGGTGGAAGATCATCTTCCTCCACAGCATTCGACTTCGCGTGTCAACGATGTGTCTCCTCAGACCTCTTCTTTTACTTTGGAAGAGCTACTTGCAAGTCCCGGTCGTGCTAGCTTACAGAAACTGGACCCTAAACGCCCTCCGGGTACTCTATG gTTTGCCCAGGATCCTCAGGTTGCTGCTACTGTTCGGgccatctttgaaagagatttcaaagaagttcatgccaattggacccaaacaccaggtgcggttgtaaaccggtggtttgaAACATTTGCG caaacatataactgggacCACTCTATCAATGGGAGAGTTCGAGCCGAGTTTGAAAGCAAGTTGAAGACCCGGATGACtgatcaagtgtctcggtggaagTCTAAGTGGAGAGTAAAAGGTGATGATGCAATgccgcggtggcttgatcctaAAGTATGGGAaggcttggtcaagttttggtcTGAACCAAAATCTGAGGAAAAGAGTATCAACAGTCGAAATGCTCGATACAGTGATCCTGATGGCAATGGAATGCATAAACACCGGTCTGGTCAGACCTCTTTTAAAGCCCGTGCACGAAAACAT tCGGAGATGACTGGTGAGGCACTTCCTGATTTCTTGAAAGTCCTAGAAGATactcataggaaacctgatgggtcgTTTGTGGATGGACTATCTGAGAAGGTATACAATGAAGTGTCATCGAGGATAACTGAGGCTGAAACTGGGCTATGCTCAGGGGACAATATAGAGAGTAGTGCTTCTGGCGGATTGTCAGTTAGTATGAAGAACCAAATTTTTGCTGAG gttgctccgaagaagaaaaacaggatATATGGAGTCGGTAATATGCAAACtgaagcatcttcagctcatGTTGTTCTCACGCCTACTCCGACTGAAGATCCAGTCATTCTAGCTGAGAAGCTTTCTCAGGCCGAAGCTGTTCTTGCGAGTCAGTCTACTCAGTTAGAagattatgcattgaagttgcaACAAAATACTCAGAAGATGCATTGCTACGATGCCTACTTCGATTATCTATCTGAGAAGGACCCTGAATTTGCTGCAAGATTTCCCCGACCTGAGACTGATGCCACCATTGATACCGGAGCAGGAGATACCACGAGACCATCGTAG
- the LOC104713192 gene encoding BEL1-like homeodomain protein 11, whose protein sequence is MEFRVRHECSSLRGTLLDSRYAKAVQCLVEEVIDIGGRDVELCNDILIQQLFPGRKRSGFKLSSEIKSELCSSGFMSLPENHEIHIKITKLLSLLQQVEERFDMYCNQLEQVISAFEEIAGEGSSKVYTGLALQAMTRHFGSLEEAIISQLNSVRRRFINSHQDVPKIISSGLSQLSLFDGNTSSSLQRLGLVQGPQRHAWKPIRGLPETSVAILRAWLFQHFLHPYPNEAEKLVLASQTGLSKNQVSNWFINARVRLWKPMIEEMYREEFGDSSDESMQREANDDSN, encoded by the exons ATGGAGTTTAGGGTAAGGCATGAGTGTTCATCTCTGCGTGGTACTTTGCTGGATTCAAGATATGCCAAGGCAGTGCAGTGCCTTGTAGAAGAAGTAATCGATATAGGTGGTAGAGATGTTGAGCTTTGCAACGACATCTTAATCCAACAGCTCTTTCCAGGAAGGAAAAGATCCGGTTTTAAATTGTCTTCCGAAATCAAATCCGAACTTTGCAGTTCAGGTTTCATGTCTTTGCCTGAGAATCATGAGATTCATATCAAAATCACGAAGCTTCTCAGTTTATTGCAACAG GTAGAAGAAAGATTTGACATGTACTGCAATCAATTGGAGCAAGTGATATCAGCATTTGAGGAAATAGCAGGAGAAGGATCATCCAAAGTATACACCGGTTTAGCTCTTCAAGCCATGACTCGACATTTCGGTAGTCTAGAAGAAGCAATAATCTCTCAGCTCAACTCTGTTCGTCGGAGATTCATCAACTCTCATCAAGATGTTCCCAAGATCATCAGCTCTGGCTTATCACAGCTCAGCTTGTTCGATGGGAACACTTCATCATCACTTCAGCGTcttggtttggttcaaggacCACAAAGACATGCTTGGAAACCCATCAGAGGCTTGCCAGAGACTTCCGTTGCTATTCTCCGAGCTTGGCTCTTTCAACATTTCTTGCATCC TTATCCGAATGAAGCAGAGAAGCTGGTGTTGGCGTCTCAAACAGGACTTTCCAAGAACCAA gTATCGAACTGGTTTATAAATGCTCGAGTTAGACTCTGGAAACCGATGATAGAAGAGATGTATAGAGAGGAATTTGGGGATTCCTCAGATGAATCCATGCAAAGAGAAGCTAATGATGATTCAAACTGA